The window AGCGGCATGACCATTTGCGACGGGGTTGTGCATTTCTCCACCAAAGGCGGCGAGGATGCCCAGCCATGTGATGGAACTGGCCAGCCACACGGCGGCGCGTACGGGTTTCTTCAGCACCAGCGCGGAGAAGGCGAGGAGCAGGGTGGGGTAGGTATAGAGGATGACCCGCTCCAGCCCGACGCTGACGTATTGCAGCCCGGTGAAGTTCACGAGCGAGGAAAAGTAATACCCCACGAAGCCGAGGCCCGCGAGCTTCAACCACATCGCAGCAGTCAGCGGGGCTTGTCCTCGGGAGCCGAGGATGACCATCGCAATAAAGAAGGGCAGGGCAAAGCCCATGCGGAGCGACAGTACGGTGAGTGCGTCCGCGCCGAGAGAATAGGCGAGCTTCGCGAAGACGCTCTTTGAGCAAAATAGCACCGAGCTCATCGCCACGATGAGAAAGGTCGAGATTGCGCTGGTGGATCGGTGGGTGGTCATAAATACGAAAAAACCCGCCTGAGTTGCCTCGGGCGGGTGATGGTTGACTTGCTGGAAAAGAAACTTACACGGCAATAGACCACGCTCCCGCCCGCAGGCGGAGAATCCAGATCGTGGCTTTGCCGAGTTTCAGCATGTCAGGACTTTGCGGGTGAATCGGCCCGGAGGCAAGGAGAGTTCTAGTATTTTCTTTCTGCGGCTTTTTGCCAGCCGAGTAGAATGAAGCCAATGACCGGAAGCAGAATGTCACTCCAGAGCATGATTCCCGCATTTCCGGGAGCCATGTTGTGCTGGGTGGCAATTTGGTAAATGTGGCCTGCGGCTGCACCCCAGAGGAAGAAGGCCGGACCAATCAGGGCGGCGGCACGAAATGAGATCCTGCTCCATGTGGCAATGATGCCCACGATGCCAAATCCCAGACTCGCGTAGCCGACCTCATACTGGAACGGGCTGTTGGCCCAACCGATGAATCGCGCCGCCATCTCTGCGAAGAAGACGTGCATCGCGAAGTTGTAAAGAAAGCTGAGGCCGACGGAGAAAAAGAGAAACCAGCCAAGAAAAATGCGAGCGGTCTCGAAGCGCTTTCTTTCCGGCGAAAGCATTGAGCATCGGATAAACGCTCCGACAATGCCGAGCACGAAGAAAGTGAGGGTGAAGTTGCTCAGGACAAAGGCGATGGCTGCTTCAATCATGAGGAAAAAGCTTTTGGTGCACCCGGGAGACGATGGCGGCGCGTTCGTTCACCGTGGGGCTCAGAATGGTATTGACTGCCTCGAGGACCTCGGCAGGGCTGGTTTCGGGAGTTCCGCCCGGGAAGGGAGGAGCTGGAGCATATTCGATATAAAGCTGGATCTGACGTGCGACATCCTCGCCGGAGGCGAGGGCAGCCACCTGAAGCGCGGCGTCGATGCCCGAGGTGACACCTGCTGCGAAGACGAAGGGCAGATCGACCACCACGCGGTTCTCCTGCGGGATGGCTCCAAGAGCAGGGAGGAACTGCTTCGCAGCCCAGTGGGTCGTGGCTCTTCGCCCCTGAAGCAATCCCGCTGCACCGAGGATGAGCGCTCCTGTGCAGACGGAGAGCGTGATCGAGGCGGCGGAGACCTGTGCCCGGATGAAGTCCAGTGTCTCCTCATCCTCCATCAGACGATTCACGCCGGAACCGCCGGGAACCAAGAGGATATCGAGATCCGGGGCGGAGGTGAAATCGTGGGTCGGCGTGAGGATTAATTGCTTGGCATCCTTAACGGGAGAGAGATTCTTCCCGATGACGAGAAAGTCCGCTCCCGGCAGACGGGAAAGGACTTCGAACGGACCGGTAAAGTCGGCTTGATCGATGCCGGGAAAAATCAGGCCTCCGACGTTCATCGTCCTAATCGCTGGAGATCACAGTGCCGGTAGTGGCGAGGAGCTTGAGGAATCCGATGTAGCTGCCGCCCTTGTCGTAGCACCAGATGGACCAGAGCGGTGCGGCGTCCTTGCCCTGCTGCTGCAGGACATAGCTTACGCTGCTCAAGGTCTTTCCTTTTCCCCTACAGTAGCCCGCCGCAGCATTCCATGCCTCCGTCGATCCGATGCGGATCGCCCCAAGGTTTAGCGGGCTATTCTGCACTGCCGAGCGCAGATCGAGAGAGAGCTTCTCACTCGTGATCTGTCCATCCGTGATGATGATGGAGTGAATGGTGTTGCTCGCATCGGAGTTCAATGCCGTGATGTACCACTGGGGAGGGTTGGGCGTGCCATTATCGGCAGAAAGTTTGAGTACCCCATCGCGGTATTTTTGGGGCAGGGCGTTAAGAGCAGCGAGTGCCCCTCCAGAGTCCTGTGCGGAAAGGGTGATAACGCCGGAGATCAAGACGGCAAGGAAGGGTAGGGCGGATTTCATTGCGCTTTCAGCGAAGCTTACGCTCTCGATCCCGCCTGTCGAGTTTTCGAGGTGAAAAGAATGCGGAAACCCTTTAGCCTGACGGTAATGCCCCTCCTTCGTCGCATGGCTGAGTGGATCATCGCCTTCATCGTTCTTTTCGCCGTTCTGCTGGTGGCAGCTTACGTTTATCAGGATCAGCTGATTTTTCATCCATGGCGGGGTGATGCGGGCGGCCTGGAAACGGAAGCCAATCGCGCGGGTTTGATTCCGTGGCGCGATGCTCGAGGCACGCGCATCGGATGGCAGTCCAAGGCAGGCGATCCCCGGGAGGTTATCGTTCTTTTTCACGGAAATGCCGGAGCGGCGCTGCATCGGGCCGATTACCCTTCTTTCCTCCATGGTAACTCCAGAAAGTTCTACGTATTGGAATATCCGGGCTACGCGGATCGATCTGGGCGGCCCGGGGAAAAGCCAATGACGGAGGCTGCAGTGCAAGCTCTGGATGGACTCGCTCTCGGGGGAGCCCAAAGCATCTGGGTGCTGGGTGAATCCATCGGCACCGGGGTGGCTTGCGGAGCGGTGCGCGGACGCCCGAAGCTTGTCCAGGCGCTGGTGCTGATCACGCCGTTTGATTCCCTCGTCCATGCTGCGCAGGTGCATTATCCCATGCTTCCGGTATCCCTGCTGATCCGGCATCGGTTCAATTCCGTTGAGAATCTGAAGGACTACCCCGGCCCGGTCGCTTTTCTCCTGGCAGAGGATGACCGCACTGTCCCCGCACAGCTCGGGCGAGCACTGTACGAAGCCTATCCCGGTGTGAAGCGGCTCTGGGTGACGGCGCAAGCCGATCATAATGATACTCCGCTGATGCTTTCTGCGTGGCCGGAGATTGCGGCCTGGCTGAAGGAAAGCGGGGCAAAATAAAAGGCGCGACCGGATACCGGCCGCGCCTTGGGTGATTCCTTGAGGGAATCGGTGACTTACATGTGGGCGATGATGTTGTCGCCGAATTCCGAGCACTTGATCTTCGTCGCGCCTTCCATGAGGCGGGCGAAGTCGTAGGTGACCTTCTTGGAGCCGATCGCGCCGTTGAGACCCTTGATGATGAGGTCGGCGGCTTCGTTCCAGCCGAGGTAACGGAACATCATCTCGCCGGAGAGCACGACGGAACCGGGGTTCACGACGTCCTGGTTGGCGTACTTCGGAGCGGTGCCGTGCGTGGCTTCGAAGATGGCGTGGCCGGTGAGGTAATTGATGTTGCCGCCGGGAGCGATGCCGATGCCACCCACCTGGGCCGCGAGGGCGTCGGAGAGGTAGTCACCATTGAGGTTGAGCGTCGCAATGACGTCGAAATCCTCGGGGCGGGTGAGCACCTGCTGGAGCGTGATGTCGGCGATGGCGTCCTTGATGATGATGCCATTCGGGAGCTTGCACCACGGGCCGCCGTCGATTTCGACCGCGCCGAACTCGCTCTTGGCGACTTCGTAGCCCCAGTCACGGAAGGCGCCTTCCGTGTACTTCATGATGTTGCCCTTGTGGACGAACGTGACGGACTTCTTGCCCTGGTCGATGGCGTACTGGATGGCCGAGCGCACGAGGCGCTGGGTGCCGGGCTTGGACACGGGCTTGATGCCGACGCCGACGGATGCGATGTCCTCTTCGCCGAAGCGGACTTTCTTGAATTCCTTCGGGTAGTTCGCCTTGAGGAACTCGAGGGTCTTGAGCGCCTGCTCGCTGCCGGCCTGGAAGTCGATGCCAGCGTAGATGTCCTCGGTGTTCTCACGGAAGATGACCATGTCGACCTTTTCCGGAGCCTTGACCGGCGAGGGCACGCCCGTGAAGTACTGCACGGGGCGCAGACAGACGTAGAGGTCGAGGAGCTGACGGAGGGCGACGTTCAGGGAACGGATGCCGCCGCCGACGGGAGTCGTGAGCGGGCCCTTGATGCCGACGAGGTATTCGTTGAAAGCCTCGACCGTGTCGTCCGGGAGCCAGTTGTCGAACTTGGTCTTGGAAGCTTCACCGGCGAAGACCTCGAACCAAGCGATCTTCTTCTTGCCGCCGTAGGCTTTTTCCACCGCCGCGTCAAAAACGCGCTCGCTCGCCGCCCAGATGTCCGGACCGGTTCCGTCGCCGCGGATGAACGGAAGCACCGGATTATCCGGCACATTGAGCTTCCCGTTCGTGATCGAGATTTTTCCCCCTGCTGGTGGTGTCACTGTCGTGTAGGCCATAGATTTTCGTGAACTTGTAAGCAACTCGGCCACAAGAAAAGTAAAAACTCGCCGTGAGCGCCCTCGGGGGCAAATTTACTTTCCGGCAGCTTTTTTCCGGGCGTTGCGGATCTGTTTCGCCTTGCGAACGAGGAGGAGCCAGGTGAGGTCGCCCTTGGTGCGCACCCAGCGCCAGACAAAAAACGCCACGATCAGTGACAGGATGATGGAAATCACCACATCCGAGGGATGGTGCGCTCCGATGACGACGCTGGCCCAGGCGATCAGGGCGGCGGGGACGAGGGCAGCGATACCGATCCATGGGCTGGCGAAAAGCACGACCCCGGCGAAACCAAAGGCCGTCGCCGTATGCCCCGATGGGAAGGAGTTGTAGCGAGGGTCGCCGATGAGGAGTTTCCCATTGTGCCAGGGGCCATAGAATCCCTGCTCGATCTTGGGACTCTCGCGGGGCCGGGTGCGGCCCGTGGTG of the Terrimicrobium sacchariphilum genome contains:
- the icd gene encoding NADP-dependent isocitrate dehydrogenase; translated protein: MAYTTVTPPAGGKISITNGKLNVPDNPVLPFIRGDGTGPDIWAASERVFDAAVEKAYGGKKKIAWFEVFAGEASKTKFDNWLPDDTVEAFNEYLVGIKGPLTTPVGGGIRSLNVALRQLLDLYVCLRPVQYFTGVPSPVKAPEKVDMVIFRENTEDIYAGIDFQAGSEQALKTLEFLKANYPKEFKKVRFGEEDIASVGVGIKPVSKPGTQRLVRSAIQYAIDQGKKSVTFVHKGNIMKYTEGAFRDWGYEVAKSEFGAVEIDGGPWCKLPNGIIIKDAIADITLQQVLTRPEDFDVIATLNLNGDYLSDALAAQVGGIGIAPGGNINYLTGHAIFEATHGTAPKYANQDVVNPGSVVLSGEMMFRYLGWNEAADLIIKGLNGAIGSKKVTYDFARLMEGATKIKCSEFGDNIIAHM
- a CDS encoding phosphatase PAP2 family protein, producing MSPTARLILIIVLALASVTAVTLAFRYDHDIRKALVTAQGKKWKKSDDYKFYTSVRKFGDYPQIVALAIVGLLIAWKLRSREWMRILVAALIASTLAGMLANASRLTTGRTRPRESPKIEQGFYGPWHNGKLLIGDPRYNSFPSGHTATAFGFAGVVLFASPWIGIAALVPAALIAWASVVIGAHHPSDVVISIILSLIVAFFVWRWVRTKGDLTWLLLVRKAKQIRNARKKAAGK
- a CDS encoding DUF6790 family protein yields the protein MIEAAIAFVLSNFTLTFFVLGIVGAFIRCSMLSPERKRFETARIFLGWFLFFSVGLSFLYNFAMHVFFAEMAARFIGWANSPFQYEVGYASLGFGIVGIIATWSRISFRAAALIGPAFFLWGAAAGHIYQIATQHNMAPGNAGIMLWSDILLPVIGFILLGWQKAAERKY
- a CDS encoding DJ-1/PfpI family protein; translation: MNVGGLIFPGIDQADFTGPFEVLSRLPGADFLVIGKNLSPVKDAKQLILTPTHDFTSAPDLDILLVPGGSGVNRLMEDEETLDFIRAQVSAASITLSVCTGALILGAAGLLQGRRATTHWAAKQFLPALGAIPQENRVVVDLPFVFAAGVTSGIDAALQVAALASGEDVARQIQLYIEYAPAPPFPGGTPETSPAEVLEAVNTILSPTVNERAAIVSRVHQKLFPHD
- a CDS encoding alpha/beta hydrolase; this encodes MRKPFSLTVMPLLRRMAEWIIAFIVLFAVLLVAAYVYQDQLIFHPWRGDAGGLETEANRAGLIPWRDARGTRIGWQSKAGDPREVIVLFHGNAGAALHRADYPSFLHGNSRKFYVLEYPGYADRSGRPGEKPMTEAAVQALDGLALGGAQSIWVLGESIGTGVACGAVRGRPKLVQALVLITPFDSLVHAAQVHYPMLPVSLLIRHRFNSVENLKDYPGPVAFLLAEDDRTVPAQLGRALYEAYPGVKRLWVTAQADHNDTPLMLSAWPEIAAWLKESGAK